The region CGCAGGCCGCCTCATGGCGCTGGTGCTTCTGGGTGAACCTGCCGGTGGCGGCTGCGGCGCTCATTCTGACCGCCATCGCGCGACCCCTCGATGCGCGGAGTGCGTCGTGGCGCATCGATCCATGGTCACTGCTGCTGCTCATGATCGGCCTGCCCGCACTCATCCTCGCGGTGCAGCAGGGCAACGAGTGGGGCTGGATGGCACCGTGGTCGACGACGCTGGCGGAGCGCATTCCGCCCGCACGGCTGGTGACCTCGCTGCCACTTGCGGCGGCGGGCGCAGTGCTCCTGGTGCTCTTCATCCGCAGGCAGTGGCGCTCGAGCGAACCGCTGCTCGCCCTCGGACTCTTCAGAGATCGAGGGCTGCTCGCGAATGCTCTGATCCTCTTCATGATGCAGTTCACGATGACCGGGCTCCTGCTCCAGGGAAGCGTGTACGCGCAGGAGGTCCTCGGCTTCGATCCGCGCCAGGCTGGTGCGTCGCTTCTTCCGTTGCTGGTTCCAATCCTGTTCGTCGTGCATGTCGCCGGTCGCCTCTATGACCGCATCGGTGTGCGCACCCCCGCGATCATCGGCACGGCGCTCGCGACTGCCGGCGGCCTCATCGCCGGCATCGGCGCGTGGCTCAAGAACTACCCGATCATCGGCTGCGGTTTCGCCATCATGGGTGTCGGCATCGGCTTCGTCATGAGTCCGACGAACACCGACAGCCTCAATCGCGTGCCCGCCGATGCGCGGGCGCAGGTCTCCGGCCTGATGCAGACGATGCGCCATGTCGGAGGAACCACCGGGCTTGCGGTAATCGGCGCAGCAGTGCTGGTCGCCCGCACCCATCTCGGGCAGGAGACCGCGGCGACCGCCGTGGGATACGGGGTCGGTGCGCTCGGTTGCGGCGCCGCGCTGCTGGCGGCAGTCATCCTCCATCGAGCGGGCCCGGTGGATGCCGCCTCGTGAGGCGACTGGTCTGCGCCGTCCCTCGCCGGTGACGGCGCTCCTCTACGATCCCGTCATGGTTCCTTCGCCTGCGCCGATCGTCGGGATCATCATGGGTAGCCAGAGCGACTGGGAGACGATGCGCCATGCCGCCGAGGTGCTCACCGAGTTGCAGGTGCCGCATGAGACGCGCGTGGTCAGTGCGCATCGCACGCCTGATCTTCTCTTTGAGTACGCCTCCGAGGCGGCGGGCCGCGGGCTGCGCGTGATCATCGCCGGCGCCGGTGGCGCAGCGCACCTGCCCGGCATGTGCGCGAGCAAGACGCACCTGCCAGTGCTGGGCGTGCCGGTTGAGAGCCGAGCGTTGCGCGGGCTCGACTCGCTCCTCTCGATCGCGCAGATGCCCGCGGGAATCCCCGTGGCGACCCTCGCGGTCGGACATGCGGGCGCGGCCAACGCGGCTCTTCTGGCGGCGGCCATTCTGGCGCTCGACGACGCTCCGCTGCGAAGTCGGCTGGTGGCTCGACGCACGGCGCAGACCGAGCGTGTACTCGCGCATCCCGATCCGTCGAAGGGACCCACGCGGTGAGCGATGTCGGCGTGAGAGGAAGTGGCTCCTTGACGATCGGCGTGCTGGGCGGCGGCCAACTCGGGCGCATGCTGGCACTTGCCGGAACGCCGCTGGGTTTCCGCTTTCGATTTCTCGACCCCGATGCCGGGTGCCCGGCAAGCGCCGTCGGCGAGGTGATTGCTGGCGCCTACGACGACCCGCAGGCACTCGACCGCTTTGCGAAGGGCGTGGACCTGGTCACCTTTGAATTTGAGAATGTGCCCGCCGAGACGGTCCGGCGACTCTCGTCGCGCGTGGCGATCGCTCCAGGCGCGGAGTCGCTCGCGACGGGTCAGGATCGGGCGCATGAGAAGCGCTTCTTCGCGCAGTGCGGTCTGCCCGTCGCCCCGTGGGCCGAGGTGCATGATGCCGCCTCGTTGATGGCGGCGGTCGACTCGGTTGGAGTGCCCGCTGTGCTCAAGGCTCGGCGACTCGGTTACGACGGGAAGGGCCAGTGCGTGATCAAGCGACGCGAGGACGCGCCATCCGCGTTTGACGCGCTTGGCCGCGTGCCGTGCACGCTCGAAGCGTTCGTGCCCTTCTCGCGCGAGCTCTCGGTGATCGCTGTGCGAGGCCGCGACGGTTCGTTCCTCCACTGGCCGATCTCGGAGAATGTGCATCGACATGGCATTCTGCACACCACGCTGGCACCCGCCGAAGTGGAGCCGGCGATGGAGCGCGCCATCGCGGAGTACGCCCGGACTGTCATGCATTCGCTCGATCATGTCGGCGTGCTCGCAATCGAGTTCTTCGACGATCATGGCCGCCTGCTCGTGAACGAGATGGCGCCCCGCGTCCACAACAGCGGCCACTGGACGATCGACGGCGCCGTGACCAGCCAGTTCGAGAATCACCTCCGCGCGATCGCCGGGCTGCCGCTTGGCTCAACGGCGCCGCGCGGTGTGTCGGCGATGCTCAACCTGATCGGCTCCACACCACCGCTTGAGGCGCTCGCATCCGAGAGCGACTTGAAGATCCACCTCTACGCCAAGGCCCCGCGCGCGGGCCGCAAGGTGGGTCACTTGACGACCGTCGCGCCGAGTCGGGAAGTGGCGCGGGAGCGCTTGCGTCGCCTCGAAGGGCGCTTCGCTCCCGAGTCGATCGCCGCGGCGGCGTCCTCCGCCTGAGGCGCCGAGGTTGCACGAAGGCGTCGCGTGGCGATTGCCACCGCGCGCAGCGATCGGTCGAATCCGATCGCGCGGCGGCCCAGTTCAACTGCGGCGACCAGTGCGGTGCCGGAGCCACAGCATGGATCGAGGACCGCACCGCCGCTCGGGCACGCGGCGCCGATCAGCACGCGGAGCAGCTCGAGCGGCTTCTGCGAGGGCCAACCGGTGCGCTCGAGCGCCATGTTGTTGAGCGAGGGAATGTCGAGCACATCGGTCGCCTTCTTCGGAGTGCCTGCCATGCGGCGACTTCGGCTTGGGACGCGCGGTGCGTCAAACCAATACGCCGAGCTCTTCGCGAAGAAGAGAATGTCGTCGTGCTTGCGGGCGAACGAACGGGGCCCCGACCCGCCGAGACCGTAAGTCCAGATGAGGTGATTCACGGCGTGCTCGGCACCGAAACACGCTTCGAGCTCGATCCAGAGGTGGTGACAGGTGCGCCAGTCGCAATGGACCATGACGCTGCCGGTGGACTTCAGCACGCGATGCGCTTCATGCAGCAGCGACCGCATGAAGGTGAAGTAGGCGCCGCGATCAGGCCAGCGGTCATCGAAGCGATCGCTCGCCTCGCGGCCGCGCAGGATGCGCCCGGTGGCGAAAGGCGGGTCCATGTACACCAAGTCCACGCTCCCCGCAGGCTCTCGCCGCAGGAGTTCGATGGCATCGCCCTGATCAACTCGCCAGGAGGTGTTCGAGCTCACGCAGCGCGAAGCGTAGAAGATGCACCGCGGACTCGCGCGGCATGACCGCGGGGGCGCGACGGTCACGCGCTTCAGACGGTCGTCCATCGGTCGACGAGGACCCAGCAGCCGCACTGGCACGATCGATCGCGACAGTCGCGCGGTTGCTTGGGGCGCATCGGTCCGTTGGCGGATCCCATCGGCCGGGATCGCTCCTGCGCCAGAGTCGCCTCAGGCGATCAGCTCGCTTCCGCTCGCGGATGGGCCTTGTCATAGGCCTGCCGCATTCGGGCGCTCGTCAGATGCGTGTACACCTGCGTGCTCGAGAGCGACTGATGGCCAAGAAGCTCCTGCACGCTGCGCAGGTCGGCGCCATTGTCGAGCAGATGCGTGGCGAAGCTGTGCCGAATCGTGTGCGGGCTGATGTCGGGGTCGAGTCCGGCCTCGGTGAGGTACTTCGCCACCTTGCGGCGCACCGAGCGACTTGAGAGTCGCGTGCCACTCTTGTTGACGAAGAGAGGATCGCTGGCGGCCGAGCTCTTGCCCTCGGCGGCAAGCTCCGAGTCGAGCATCTGGGTGTAGTTGAGAAGGGCCTTCACCGCGTGGCTGCCCAGCGGTGCGACGCGCTCGCGACGCCCCTTGCCTCGAATGTGCACGCACGCACCCGGGGCGTTGAGATCGCCTCGATTGAGTCCGACCACTTCGCTCACGCGCATTCCGGTCGAGTAGAGCGTCTCAAGGATCGCGCGGTCGCGCGAGCCGAGCAGCTCGTTGTCGTTAGGTGCCGCCAGCAGCTTCTCGATCTGATCGACCGTGATCGCCTTGGGGAGGCGCTTCGCCTGCTTCGGTGTTCGAATGAGCACCATCGGGTTCGACTTGATCCAGCCGTTCCGCTCCGCCCATCGGTGGAAGGAGCGAAGGGTGGCGATTTTCCGCGCCATGGTGGCTGCGGAGTAGCCCTGCTCCGAGAGGCTCGCGAGGAAGCGACGGATCGCCTCGACATCGGCGGCGAGAAGGCGCTCGGTCAGGGTCTTTCCGCTCGCGTTGCCCCCCATCGGACGGGTGGCGGCGGCTTCAGCGGAGTTCTCCCAGGAGAGGCCGCTCTCCTTGGCAATGAAGTCCGTGTACTGCCGAAGGTCGAGGCCATAGCAGCGGCTCGTGTAAGGGCTGAAGTGGCGCTCGTCGGTGAGGTACGAGAGGAACTTTTCGACGACGGGAAGATTGGTGTGCATGGCTTTTCCTCGCTCGGTCCGTGCCCACTGGGGCGATAACGCCTCCTAGCATCGGACGCTGGTCGACCCGACCTGAATCGAATCGCCAAGGTGAATGCAGATGGTTCGGGACCTCTCCTGCCGCATGGTGAAGATCACCCAAGGAGCCTCGATAACAATCGAGTTCCCGGCCACTGTTCTCCGGCTCAAACTATGACTCAGGGCGCAGAGTATGTACGGGGCAGCCCTTGACGGATCGATCTTTCGTGTTTTAGGACCCGTTCCTGGAGTGGTTTCAGGACTTGATCCGCCGGGCTTGAAGGCCTAGGCCGACCGGTCTCAAAGACCTGTCACGCAGACTCTTGCGCCTGTCGAATCGCCGCGACGGCGATCGTGCCAGCGTCCCAGTCCAGCCCGCTGGCGAGTCGGCTCAGCCTCGATCGCCTCACCGACGCGGTGCCGGAGGAGCAAGCGTCTCCAAGAGGCGTTTCAGGATCTCATGGCAGGCGAACTCGGAGTAGCGCTGCATGCTGACGAGGTAGATGTCCTCACCGTAGGAGCCACCCGGCTCGTGTCGGGCCGCCGCGTACACCCGGAGGTTCGCAAGCACCGCGTGGTTACTAGAGTCGAATGAGCCGCTCGCTGCCGCCGCGGGTTGGTCGCCTCTGGCTGGAAGACCACTCGCAGGAATGACCACCCCGGGGCGCAGGTAGAGCTGCGCCGCAAGTGCCATGGTGGGCGGTGGATAGGGGTTCCATGCCGTAACAGTTCCCACCACGAGGCCATCGACGCCCATCGCTTCGCGCAGCCGGGCGGCATCTTGGTGGGTCAACACCGCCCGCATTCCCAGAATCTGCATGGTCGCCAGCGTTCTGTTGAGCGCGACACAGGAGAGACCACTCGACTCCTCGATGACCTTGACGAACTGGTCGGCCACCTGGGCACCATCGACGGTGGAGACGCCGCTCTCGTTGGAGAAGGGCACAACCGCCCAGATCTGGGGCTCCGGAAGCGGTGATCGAAGCACGATCGGATCGGCCAGTGGCGGCCGACTGTCACAACCGAGGCCTGCCAGAGTCAGAAGGAGAAGAAGCCAGGACCATCGCATGCTCTCCCATATCGACCGCGCCGCGGCGAGGCGCACAAACACCGTGTGGTCTCCCGATCGACGGATCAGCACTTCTGGCCCGGCGTTGAGTTGCTGTGCTGAGGCCCCGCGCTGCGCCGCCGTTCTGAGCCCCTTCGCGGAGCCCCGCGCTCTGCCGCCGAGTGAAGAACTTCCGCAAATCCCCCTGACTAAGCTCCCGTGCCGCGGCGCCCCCAACCCGCTCCAGACACATCCCACGCCACGAATCGGCGGAAGTCGGCGTTGCCGCTACCATTGGGGATTCGCGATTGCGTAGCTCAGTCGGTAGAGCAGCGGACTTTTAATCCGCAGGTCCTGGGTTCGATCCCCAGCGCAATCACTGGGGTTCCAAGACCGACCCCCTCCCGGTCGGAGTCCAGAGTCGTTCCTTTCATGCTCGTTCTCCACGCCAACTGGCACGCCGACCGCCTTCACCTCTGGATGGAATCGCTCGATGCGGCGAGAGAGGCCATCGCGGCGCCGCCGCGCCAGGGTGGCGGTGTAGCGACGACCGCCGTACACCCCTTCGCGGTGGCGGCTGATCGGGTGCGTGCCGCGCTCCTCGACCACGGCCTCTCGATCGAGGCGGATCCCGAACCCGGAACACTCGCTCTGCTCCTGCCTCACCTCGGCGACGAACTGCCGGCAGCCAGCGATCGGCTCGCCGCCTATCTCGATCAGGATCTCGAAGGCGACCTCGACCTGCGGCTTGAGTCGACGACTGTTCCCGCGCTCACGCTTGCACCGCTCGCCGCCCTGCGCACGCTTTCGGACCTTCACTCCTTTCAGGGCGGCGAACGCCTGGTGCTGGGTCATGAATTGCGCTTCTGGATGGCGGTCGCTCGATTCGTCGTGGAGCTTGTCAGCGATCAGCGCGTGGTCCCGACCGTGACGCCCGTCGGCGAACACGGCATGGTCGGCGCGTGGCGCCCGTGGCTGCACGACTCGGACATGGCGGAGCGAGCGGCGGCGCTGGCCGCGGGCATGCCAGCCATCGCGCGCGCGGTGGAAGAGTGTGATCGCGCCGACGGCGCGGCGTTGCTCGAGTCGGCGATGGGTACGCTCACCGACTCGATCATTCGCGAGGCGCTGATCGCAGAGCAGTACATCGAGGCGATTGACGGCGTGGACCGCACCGCCGATCCACACGCCGCGTGGCTCGCGTCGCTTCTCGATCGAGAATCGCGCATCGATGACCCCGCAGGCGAGGGCCGCCTGCTGCGGTTGTCGCGACAGTGGCTCCACCAACTCGATGACCCAGGGGAAGAGCGCTCCCTTCGCCTGCTGCTTGAACTGCATGAGCCGGAGTCGGCGCTCGCGGACGGCGGCGCCGAGGCGGTCGCGTGGCGACTCTCCTTCAGCCTGATCAGCATGGACTCTCCGCCGAGCGTGATGCCTGCGGAGGAGATCTGGCATGACGCAAGCGGCCGCGCCGGAACGCGCCGAGCGGCGGCGGCGGAACCACTCTCGGAGATGCTCCTCACCGAGCTCGGCCGCGTCAGCCGTCTCTATCCGAAACTCGAGGAGGCACTCGCCTCGGGCGAGCCGTCGGGCCTCGATCTCGAGACGAACGAGGCGTACACCTTCCTCAGGGAGATGATGCCGCTCCTCGAAGAGTCGGGGATCAAGGTCCTCGCACCCGAGTGGTGGGGCCAGCCCACAAGCCGACTCGGTGCGCGACTGCTCATCGAGAGTGAGGATCTTCCTGATGAGGCACTTCGGCTCACCGACGCGCAGGCGTCGCGCTTCGGACTGTCGAGCCTGGTGCGCTACTCGTGGCAGATCGCCGTGGGCGACCAGCCGCTCACCATGGAGGCCTTTCAGTCGCTCACGCGCAGTGGTGCGCCGCTGGTGCGCATCGCCGGGCGATGGGTGGAGATCCGGCGCGAGGATCTCGAAGGCGGCCTTCGTTTCCTGCGCGAGAACCCCGGCGGCGAAGTGTCGCTGCTCGATGCGCTGCGCTTGGCGCATGGCGCGAGCTCGATCGGCGGCGATGGCACCGGCCGCGGCGGAGGCCTGCATGTCCTCGGACTCGACGCTCGAGGTTGGGTCGCCGAAATCTTCGGTCCCGTCGATGCCACCGATCGCCTGAAATCGCTGCCTCAGCCCACGAGATTCCAAGGACAGCTCCGCCCCTACCAGCTCGCCGGGCTCTCGTGGATGGCGTTTCTCGATCGCTTCGGTCTTGGCGCCTGCCTCGCCGACGACATGGGTCTTGGCAAGACCATCCAGTTGATTTCGCTCTTGCAGATGGAGCGCGAGCGCGCGGCCGAGGGCGAGCGGGTGGGCCCGACCCTGATCGTGGCTCCGATGAGCGTGCTGGGCAACTGGCATCGCGAGCTGACGCGATTCGCGCCGGAACTGGTCGTGCATGTTCACCACGGTCTCGATCGGCCGCAGGGCGAAGACTTCGAGCGCATCGCGGCGAGAACCGATGTCGTCATCACCACCTACGCCCTCGTCACGCGCGACCGAGAGACGCTGGCGACCATCGAGTGGCGCCGCGTGGCGCTCGATGAGGCGCAGCACATCAAGAATCCGCCGACCAAGCAGACGGCCGCCATTCGAAGCTTGAAGGCCCGACATCGCATTGCGCTCACGGGTACGCCGGTCGAGAACAGGCTCAGCGAACTCTGGTCCATCATGGAGTTCTGCGCACCCGGCTATCTCGGTGCCGCCAACGATTTCCAGCGCCGCTTCGCGGTTCCCATCGAGCGCCACCGCGATCGAGAGCGAGCCGAGCGCCTGAAGCAGCTCGTGCGTCCCTTCATCCTGCGACGGCTCAAGACTGATCCGAAGGTCATCACCGATCTGCCGTCGCTGGTCGAGTCTCGCCAGCATGTGCCGCTCACCAGCGAGCAGGCGACGCTCTATGACGCGGTCGTCGAGGACATGCTCAAGCGCGTCGATCGCGCCGAGGGCATTCGCCGACGCGGGCTCGTCCTTTCGGCGCTCGTCAAGCTCAAGCAGATCTGCAATCACCCCGCCCATTACTTGCGCGAGGGGATCGCCGCCAAGGACGATGCCGATGAGATCGGGTCCGAAGGCATCGCCGTCGACGATGAGGCGCTTGCTGGTGGCGCAGCAGTCCCTGCCTCGCCGGAGGCCAGCGGGCGCAACGCTTCAACGCCACGCTCGGCTGCCGACGCGCCCGCAGCGCCTGTGGCGCCTTCAGAAGGCCACGAGGCCGGCAACGGGCTCGTGACGAATGGCGCCGTTGTCCGCGGTGCGCTGCCGATGAGCGCTAGGAGCGGCAAGAGCACGCGCCTCGTTCAGATGCTCGATGAACTGCTGGCGGCTGGCGACCGCGCGCTGATTTTCACGCAGTATCGCCAGATGGGCCACCTGCTCGTGTCGATGATCCGCCGCGAGCTCGACACCGAGGCGCTCTTCCTGCATGGCGGCACACCGCAGGGGCGCCGCGATCAGCTCGTCGATCGCTTCCAGTCGGGCGACCCCGCCTGTCCCATCTTTGTGCTCTCACTGAAGGCCGGCGGAGTGGGGCTCAACCTGACTGCGGCCAACCATGTCTTCCACTATGACCGCTGGTGGAACCCCGCCGTCGAGAATCAGGCGACCGATCGCGCGTTCCGCATCGGCCAGATGCGCAGCGTGAATGTCCACAAGATGATCTCCTCGGGCACGCTCGAGGAGCGCATCGACCAGATGATTGAGCAGAAGACTGAACTTGCGGCGCAGATCATCGGTTCGGGCGAGGCGTGGCTCACCGAGCTCTCCACCGGTCAATTGCGCGACCTCCTTTCGCTTCGCCACGGGGCATTGGAGATCGGCGCGTGAATGCACCCGATCGAACGCCGCGACGAGCGGAGGGACCGCGCCGAGTCCGGCACGGCATCCGGCTGAAGCGCAAGGATGGCATCGATGCGCTGCCTGAGCATGCGCGTCGCTGGCTGGAACTGGCCACCGAGGGCGCCGGCCCCGGCGCGCGGCTCCTCGGCATGGAGTACGCCATTGCCGGGCAGGTGGCCTCATTCTCGATCGTGCCCGGCGCGGTCGAGGCGCTCGTCCAAGGTCGATCACCGCGCCCCTACCCCGTGCGCATCGAGTCGCGCGTTCTTGATCGCGAACAGTGGGACAGCGTGGTGCAGGCGATGGCGCGCGAAGCGATCTTCGCGGCGAAGCTTCTCTCGGGAACCCTGCCTTCCACGATCGAGGTGCCCTTTGTAGCTGCGGGGTGCACGCTTCTCCCGGCTTCGGCGTCGGAACTCGTGGCGACCTGTCCCTGCGGTGAACCGCTGCCATGCAAGCACATCGTCGCGACCGCGACGCTGGTGGCGGAGCGCCTCGAAGTGGACCCGCCCATGTTGCTCACGCTGCGAGGTCTTCCGTCGGAGAAGCTTCTCGAGCGCCTCCAGCAGGCGCGAGCGCTCATCTCCGCGTCGGGCGCGGGCCCATCGGCGCCGGCTCGCAGCGCGCCGCGCTCAAGCGGCGCGGGGAGCATTCGCACCTCGTCGGCACTGCCGCCGATTGAGAGTTCTCTCCATGACTTCTGGCGTCCGGGCAGGTCCCTCGCCGAGTTCGAGGCCATGCCGCCGGGCCACCATGCGCCGCACGCGCTGCTGCGCCGACTCGGCCCCTCGCCCATCGGCGGGCGCTTCCCCTTGGTGGGATTGCTCGCCAGCGCCTACGACACCATCCGCGCCGCCGGCCTGCGCTGGCGCGAGCGTTGCGATGGAACCTCCTCCGAGAGAGAGATCTCATGAACGCCTACCAGGCCTTTCGACCTCATCCCTGGCATGGACTGTCCGCGGGCCCGGAGCCACCCTCGCGCGTGCATGCCTTTGTTGAGATCACGCCCTTCGATCTGGTGAAGTACGAAGTCGACAAGGCGAGCGGCTACCTGCGGGTCGATCGTCCGCAACGGTCGAGCGCCACTCCCCCCACCATCTATGGCTTCATTCCGCGCACCCTGTGTGGACGCAGGGTCGCGGCTCTCGCGGGAACCACGCGAAGTGACGGCGACCCCCTCGATGTCTGCGTGCTCTCAGAGCGTCCGATCGATCGCGCGGAAATCATCCTGGATGTCCATGTCGTCGGCGGGCTCCTGATGATCGATCGTGATGAAGCCGACGACAAGATCGTCGCGGTCCTGCGCGAGGACGCCATCTGGGCACAGGCGCGCGATCTCTCCGATCTTCCGCCGGCCCTGGTGGAGCGCTTGCAGCACTACTTCGCCACCTACAAGCTGCGGCCGGGAGAGCCGCCGCGCACGGAGATCCGCGCGATGTATGGCCGTGAGCGGGCACTCGATGTCGTCCGCGCCGCGCTCGCGGACTACTCCGACTCCTGGGGCGGCGGATCGTCCTACGGCGGTCCCTCCGCCGTCGCGTGAGGCGAGGCACGGTTACTCGACCGACCGCTTGCGCTCCGGTCCGAGGCGACCCATCAGTTCCTCGACGGCGCGACGGAGTTGCGCATCGTTGCCCGAGGCCTCATCCTCCGGCGTCTGCGGCACTCGGATGTCCGGAACCGCACCGTTGTTCTCCATGTCGGTTCCATCGGGGAGGTACCAGCCGCGGAACGGCATGCGGACCGTCGTCCCGTCGAGCAGACGCACGCTGCCGGTTGAGATCACTCCACCGTTGGTTGTTTCGCCGACAAGCGTTCCTCGCTTGAGCGTCTTGAATGCATGGGCGGTGATCTCCGCATTCGAGAAGCTCTTCTCGTTGGCGAGCATGGTGATGGGCAGCGGATATCGCTGGATGAAGAGACGATCGCGCGGGTAGCCGAGCGTGTACTCGGGCTCGGCGCCGCGCGGCACGGTGTAGGAGTGCACCGGCGCCATGATCGAGGCGAGCAGGCGATCGGCAGTCCAACCGCCACCGTTGTTGCGAACATCGATGATGAGCCCATCTCGCCCCTCGCCTGCGGCATAGAGGTCCCGTTCGAACTCATCGAGCGAGGGCTGGTTCATTCCCTGGATGTGGATGTAGCCGATGCGGCCCGCAGACCACGCATCGACGAGCGCCGCGTTGGCCAGGCGCGTGGCTCGATAGGCCAGCGTCGATTGCTCCTGCCCACTGATCGGAACGAGGAGCGCATCGAGTTCGACCGGCGCCCCGGCAGCGCTCTGGCGGCGAATGCGCACCACCGTTTCCGCGCCGATCCGCGCGGTCAGGAGTTCTTCCAGTGTTGAGGCCTCAGGAGCCGGCCGACCCGCGACGGCGACGATGACATCGCCGACTCGAAGCGGCGTGGCGGATTTCGACGCAGGACCGTCGGGGAAGATCTCCGTGATCTCGAACC is a window of Phycisphaeraceae bacterium DNA encoding:
- a CDS encoding DHA2 family efflux MFS transporter permease subunit; amino-acid sequence: MEPTADGDQPRRWLTLVAMTGSLSMIFIDITVVGVALPQIRADLGMSDAGLNWVMSVYTLVMACLVAFCGRIADMIGRVPAFIGGVVVFALASLACGFAGSEGSLIAGRACQGVGAALMQPASGALVISAFARRHRGKVMAIYVGIPLLFMVIGPLVGGFLTQAASWRWCFWVNLPVAAAALILTAIARPLDARSASWRIDPWSLLLLMIGLPALILAVQQGNEWGWMAPWSTTLAERIPPARLVTSLPLAAAGAVLLVLFIRRQWRSSEPLLALGLFRDRGLLANALILFMMQFTMTGLLLQGSVYAQEVLGFDPRQAGASLLPLLVPILFVVHVAGRLYDRIGVRTPAIIGTALATAGGLIAGIGAWLKNYPIIGCGFAIMGVGIGFVMSPTNTDSLNRVPADARAQVSGLMQTMRHVGGTTGLAVIGAAVLVARTHLGQETAATAVGYGVGALGCGAALLAAVILHRAGPVDAAS
- the purE gene encoding 5-(carboxyamino)imidazole ribonucleotide mutase, whose protein sequence is MVPSPAPIVGIIMGSQSDWETMRHAAEVLTELQVPHETRVVSAHRTPDLLFEYASEAAGRGLRVIIAGAGGAAHLPGMCASKTHLPVLGVPVESRALRGLDSLLSIAQMPAGIPVATLAVGHAGAANAALLAAAILALDDAPLRSRLVARRTAQTERVLAHPDPSKGPTR
- a CDS encoding 5-(carboxyamino)imidazole ribonucleotide synthase, with the translated sequence MTIGVLGGGQLGRMLALAGTPLGFRFRFLDPDAGCPASAVGEVIAGAYDDPQALDRFAKGVDLVTFEFENVPAETVRRLSSRVAIAPGAESLATGQDRAHEKRFFAQCGLPVAPWAEVHDAASLMAAVDSVGVPAVLKARRLGYDGKGQCVIKRREDAPSAFDALGRVPCTLEAFVPFSRELSVIAVRGRDGSFLHWPISENVHRHGILHTTLAPAEVEPAMERAIAEYARTVMHSLDHVGVLAIEFFDDHGRLLVNEMAPRVHNSGHWTIDGAVTSQFENHLRAIAGLPLGSTAPRGVSAMLNLIGSTPPLEALASESDLKIHLYAKAPRAGRKVGHLTTVAPSREVARERLRRLEGRFAPESIAAAASSA
- a CDS encoding site-specific DNA-methyltransferase; protein product: MSSNTSWRVDQGDAIELLRREPAGSVDLVYMDPPFATGRILRGREASDRFDDRWPDRGAYFTFMRSLLHEAHRVLKSTGSVMVHCDWRTCHHLWIELEACFGAEHAVNHLIWTYGLGGSGPRSFARKHDDILFFAKSSAYWFDAPRVPSRSRRMAGTPKKATDVLDIPSLNNMALERTGWPSQKPLELLRVLIGAACPSGGAVLDPCCGSGTALVAAVELGRRAIGFDRSLRAVAIATRRLRATSAPQAEDAAAAIDSGAKRPSRRRKRSRATSRLGATVVK
- the xerC gene encoding tyrosine recombinase XerC; this translates as MHTNLPVVEKFLSYLTDERHFSPYTSRCYGLDLRQYTDFIAKESGLSWENSAEAAATRPMGGNASGKTLTERLLAADVEAIRRFLASLSEQGYSAATMARKIATLRSFHRWAERNGWIKSNPMVLIRTPKQAKRLPKAITVDQIEKLLAAPNDNELLGSRDRAILETLYSTGMRVSEVVGLNRGDLNAPGACVHIRGKGRRERVAPLGSHAVKALLNYTQMLDSELAAEGKSSAASDPLFVNKSGTRLSSRSVRRKVAKYLTEAGLDPDISPHTIRHSFATHLLDNGADLRSVQELLGHQSLSSTQVYTHLTSARMRQAYDKAHPRAEAS
- a CDS encoding DEAD/DEAH box helicase, coding for MLVLHANWHADRLHLWMESLDAAREAIAAPPRQGGGVATTAVHPFAVAADRVRAALLDHGLSIEADPEPGTLALLLPHLGDELPAASDRLAAYLDQDLEGDLDLRLESTTVPALTLAPLAALRTLSDLHSFQGGERLVLGHELRFWMAVARFVVELVSDQRVVPTVTPVGEHGMVGAWRPWLHDSDMAERAAALAAGMPAIARAVEECDRADGAALLESAMGTLTDSIIREALIAEQYIEAIDGVDRTADPHAAWLASLLDRESRIDDPAGEGRLLRLSRQWLHQLDDPGEERSLRLLLELHEPESALADGGAEAVAWRLSFSLISMDSPPSVMPAEEIWHDASGRAGTRRAAAAEPLSEMLLTELGRVSRLYPKLEEALASGEPSGLDLETNEAYTFLREMMPLLEESGIKVLAPEWWGQPTSRLGARLLIESEDLPDEALRLTDAQASRFGLSSLVRYSWQIAVGDQPLTMEAFQSLTRSGAPLVRIAGRWVEIRREDLEGGLRFLRENPGGEVSLLDALRLAHGASSIGGDGTGRGGGLHVLGLDARGWVAEIFGPVDATDRLKSLPQPTRFQGQLRPYQLAGLSWMAFLDRFGLGACLADDMGLGKTIQLISLLQMERERAAEGERVGPTLIVAPMSVLGNWHRELTRFAPELVVHVHHGLDRPQGEDFERIAARTDVVITTYALVTRDRETLATIEWRRVALDEAQHIKNPPTKQTAAIRSLKARHRIALTGTPVENRLSELWSIMEFCAPGYLGAANDFQRRFAVPIERHRDRERAERLKQLVRPFILRRLKTDPKVITDLPSLVESRQHVPLTSEQATLYDAVVEDMLKRVDRAEGIRRRGLVLSALVKLKQICNHPAHYLREGIAAKDDADEIGSEGIAVDDEALAGGAAVPASPEASGRNASTPRSAADAPAAPVAPSEGHEAGNGLVTNGAVVRGALPMSARSGKSTRLVQMLDELLAAGDRALIFTQYRQMGHLLVSMIRRELDTEALFLHGGTPQGRRDQLVDRFQSGDPACPIFVLSLKAGGVGLNLTAANHVFHYDRWWNPAVENQATDRAFRIGQMRSVNVHKMISSGTLEERIDQMIEQKTELAAQIIGSGEAWLTELSTGQLRDLLSLRHGALEIGA
- a CDS encoding inorganic pyrophosphatase, yielding MNAYQAFRPHPWHGLSAGPEPPSRVHAFVEITPFDLVKYEVDKASGYLRVDRPQRSSATPPTIYGFIPRTLCGRRVAALAGTTRSDGDPLDVCVLSERPIDRAEIILDVHVVGGLLMIDRDEADDKIVAVLREDAIWAQARDLSDLPPALVERLQHYFATYKLRPGEPPRTEIRAMYGRERALDVVRAALADYSDSWGGGSSYGGPSAVA